The genomic DNA TGCTGACTGGGCCGGTTGGTGTATTAAATTCCTTCGTCAACCTCATGCCATAAATGGTAGCTTGATCATAATGAATGCGAAGCATCGTTTCTTTTTTGTGAAGGGATGTTTCTTGATTGATGATTGTAGCCATCATATTCTTTCCAACGACTTGATCCGCCTGGATGATGAAGCCATCCGTATCTTGTTTTGCTGAGGCATTTGCACCAGACCCCGGCACTGAGATAAATAAGATGATTTGCAAAACAAGGATGATTGGAATCGGTTTCAAAATTTTCTTTGTTTTCATCCCATCAACCTGCTCTTACTGGGTCTTCGGTTACATGAACAGAATCATCTTCATCAGGATCTGTTGATCCCATTCTCCAAGCAATCAAAGCAGAGCCGCCTATCAATCCGAAAATGGTACCGACCAAGAATCCACCCAAGGCGCCAATGACGGATAAAACAGATAAAAACATCGTAAAAATGCCTAAGATCTTTGCTGACTGAGGGAAAAATAGTGCCAGCAGGCCAATCATCGTAATAAGTCCGCCAAACAGTAAACCGATCACGGCGATGGAACCCGGGAGAAATGTACTCAAATATAGATTTAAGGGTACCCACAAAATCATCAAGCCACTAATAATGGTTATGACGGATCCCCATAACGGCCTCGATTGCCTCCAAGATTTAAACCTCATTTGAATCACTCCTATTTTTTATCTATTTTTTCAACCGTTAACTTCATCCCATTCATATTAATGGTCTTCTGGAATAAATAATGCGTTTTCAATTTTGCGCTCCCCAAGGTGATTTTTGAAGAGGTTTGCTTGAATTGCTTCGTCCAATCATTGCTGTAGTTTTCTTTCAAGACCAAGTCGCTGAATTGGGCATTTGCCTGAATCAAGCTGGCATCCTGCTGAAGACCTGTTATTTGTACAGGTTTTGAAGCGGTAATCTTTACCCTGATCCACTGGTCGCCAACCTTGAAATCTTTATAAAGCTTAAGATTTGTTATCGTCAGCTTGTCTATGAGGTTCGTACCTTCCGGAGCGGATGCTTCGCTGCTTGTTTCACCCATTTTCGGATAAAACGTATATCCCGTTCCTTCCAGTTTGTCAAACTCAACATAAAAATCCCCCACACCAGCCAATGGGACTGCATATGCCACACCTGACAGACCGATCGATACGAGCAGGACGGCTAAAAGCATGATTCCTGAAATGAATGAAGTCCAAAATACTTTTTTATTTGTTTTCCCCTTAACTTGCACAGACTGCCTTTTCTCCCTCAACTTAAACACCTCTCAGTTTTCAAATTTAATAGTATCTTCTTCAATCGTAGAGGAAGCTTTCTCCCTCAACAATTACGAAAATTATCGGCTAAACTGGATTACCCCCTCAAATGTCGGGTATTTTGAATAAGAATACCCATAATTTTTTTGTTAATTCCGAATAATATTACAAATTATTTTAATGGAGGGAGAGAACGTGGAAAATAAAATCAAGGAGTTATTTTCAAGGGGCATGGAACTGCTGTTAACATATGAAAAGGAATTTCACTTGGAATGGAGGTTAGTTAAGAAAGAGCTCATCAATCGAAAATTTGAGCTTCTTCAACAATTTGACCAGATGATTCAAATCGGCTACGAGGTAGCAGGAGGAAATGAGTCGATTTCCATCGATCAGTTTACGCTCTCTATGGCAACCGAGTGGAATAAACGATTTCCTGTATTAGAGAATGATGGGGATGCAATCTTTATCATCACGATCATTGAAAATACATTTCACGATATTTTGGCCAAGCATAAGGCGAACTTACTCGACCATCAAGCCATCCAGTCCATCTTTTCACGGATGACCGACCAGGTGCTGATGACGAACCAGCTTGAATTGCAATCTGAAAAGTGGCTGAATCTCATGCTTTCGACTAAAATCTTTCCGATCCACTGGATGTCGATCGTCCATCATCAACAAGGGGAGTACTGTGTTCATCGGGTCGTTTGTAGAGAGAGTAGCGGTACCCAAGATCAGCTCATCCATATTTGCGAAGGGCTGAAGGGAAAACAACTAAGCGATCTTACCCTTGCACTCGGCAGATTATTGACGGATTCAAAAGAGGAAGGGAAGATGGTCCACATCCCTTGCATGAATGACCATTTACTACTGTTCATGCCGGTGGAAGCAGCAGTCACCGACCAGCAGCGCGATTGGTTCAGGAGTATGTATTTACGGCAAATCAAACTTAACCATTTGAGATCCGAATTGGAATGGAAGGATGCCGCTCTATTATACTTGCAAAGGCTGCTGCATACGAGCAGCTCCCGTGAAGCGGTCGAAGCCATTTCGCAAGGCCTGGTTGATTATATGCCCTTTAAGCGATGTGGGCTATTCATATACTCCCCCAATGATGAAAGAGGAATTGGCGTGTTCGGTTATAACCTGGAACCGCGATCAATCGAGCAAATCAGGGAAAACATTCACCAATTTCCATTATTGAAGAAATATTTTTCCCTGCTTTCAAATTCAAAACCCATCTACATTTCCGATGCCTCAGAAGTGTTGCCTGAAAAATACATTCAGTCCTACCAATTGAAATCTTTAGTCGTCGTTCCGATCTATGTCCCGACCTACAATAAATTGATCGGGGTTGCCCTGTTGGACCAGGGAGAACGTTCTGAATTTTTGGTCTCGACACAGACCATGTCCACATTGATCAAGTTCGGTCAATACGCCGGTGAACTGCTTTATCAATATTGGGAGGATGCACTCAAGGAATTTTCCATTGGCCATGCCCTTTTGACACCTCGTGAAAAAGATGTGCTCAGGCACATTTCCATGGGTGAATCCATCAACGAAACGGCAGAAGCATTGGACCTCAGCAGCTACACAGTTAGAGACTATGTTTCATCCATCATTCAAAAGATGGATGCCAGAAACAGGACAGAAGCCGCTGTCAAAGCGATTAAAATGAAAATCATATGAAAGAAGGGGAATGGCTGTTGAGCCATTCCCCTTCTTTCATGTTCAGCTTGGATCTACTTCATCCAAGGCTAATGTTGTGACTTCTGTATAATCACCCTTTTCCACTTCTTCCTCATTGGCGTCCTGCCGCAGCTCTTCGTCATCGTCCATCCCTGGTGCGAATTTAGGTTCATCCTTTCCTTTCATTCTGATCTCTCCTTTTGATTGGTGATGGCTATCCTATTTTTTTCTTTTTTATTTGAATTATTCTTTATGACTTTTTCAAAAGTTGATTTTTTTACTGTAAGGCTCACCGCCCGCAACCAGTAAGGAGAGTACCCTTAAGCAGAAACCAACCTTACTTCATCTTTGATTAACTGCAATAAGCTATTAATGTACTTAAATGTATCTTTTGTAAAGCGGCTGTAAAGTTTTGGTGAAAGGGCTATATGACCTATTTTTACATGTCAACATTTGTAGTATATTCGGAGTAAAGGAGGGATTTTGAAAAAATGGAAAATAAAAAATTATTGAGAAAACTTTCCAAGATAGTATTGGCTTCATCTTTGATCGTACCATTTTCGACGTTTGCATCCATTCATACCACTCATGCGGAAACACCTGCAGATCCGGCACCTTACATAAATCCGACTGTAACAGCGAATGGAAAGAAAATTTTATTTGACAATACCCACGGCCAGACAGCGGGGGCTGCCGACTGGGTGATCAACGGCGGCTTTTCAGACTTCGGTAACGCTTTGGCCGGCAAGGGCTATTATGTCAAGGAACTGCGGAAATCCAATCCGATCACGCTGGATGACCTGAAGGAATACGATGCATTTGTCATCGGGGAGGCGAATATCCCTTATAAAGCATCGGAACAGCAGGCGATGCTTGACTACGTGGAGCAGGGCGGAAGCATATTCTTCATTGCCGATCACTACAATGCTGACCGCAACAAAAACCGCTGGGATGCATCAGAAGTTTTTAACGGGTATCGACGTGGTGCCTGGGACAACCCTGCGAAAGGAATGTCGACGGAAGAAGCGAATTCAGCTGCGATGCAAAATGTGACAAGCTCCGACTGGCTATCCGATAACTTCGGCATCCGCTTCCGCTACAACGCGCTTGGTGACATCACGGCGAACAACATCGTTGCACCGGATCAGTCCTTCGGGATCACAGAAGGTGTAAGCACGGTTGCCATGCATGCGGGTTCGACATTGGCGATTACTGACCCGGCGAAGGCAAAGGGAATTGTTTACTTGCCGAAAACAGATGTTAGCTGGGGTTATGCCGTGGACCAAGGGGTCTATGCCGGCGGCGGCGTCGATGAAGGTCCATTTGTGGCAATTTCCAAAGTCGGAAAAGGAAAAGCGGCATTCATCGGTGATTCTTCCCCAGTCGAGGATGCTTCACCTAAATACTTGCGCGAAGAAAACGGCTCGACAAAAACGACATATGACGGCTTCAAGGAACAAAACGACGGGACGCTGTTAGTCAATTTAATGAACTGGCTTTCCACTAAAGAAGATTACACCGGCTTCGATCAAGTTGATGGCTTGACCCTGGATCAGCCGACAAAGCTGCTTGCTTTTGAAACACCGGAAAATTCAACGGAACCTCAAGCTGAACCATGGGCAGCACCTGATGCAGGATATAAATGGTACGATCCATCCACCTTTGCAGCGGGATCATATGGTTCAACAAAGGTAGCTACACAGCCTGCCTACTCATTTGTTCATCAAAGTGTACTGCCAAATGCAGAGGAATTCCAAATCCGCGTATCGCTTGATAACCTGCAGCCAAACGAAACGGTTTCAGGGTTGAAGGTAGGAATGTACCTGGATGGCGGGAGTCAAATCGGGGAATTCAAGCTTGATGAAAGCGCTCCATGGCCGACCACTTATGGCTACAGTGAGGAATTCTCTGTCACTGCTGACAAAGATGGACATGCGTTTAAAGATTTGACTGTCAGAGTGAAAGATGGTGTCGCCGGGAATGCCAACTTAAGGCTTAAATCCGGCTCCAAAAGTGTGGTTACCGAAACGGTCACCATCGATGACGTTCCTGCAGAACCGCTTCCGGATGAGCAAGGGCCGCAGCTACCCGATCAAATTTCGATCGGCGATGCAAGGGCAGCCTCTCCAAATGGCTTGGTTACAGTGGATGGCGTCATCACATCCGAACCCGGCGTCTTCGGGGGACAAGGCTTCTATCTCCAGGATGAAACTGGCGGAATCTATGTATTCCAGCAGGGAAGCGGCTTCCATAAGGGGGACAAGGTGAAGTTGACGGGTACTACCTCTTTATATAACGGAGAACTGGAACTATCAGATTTAATCAATGTTGAGAAAGAAGGAACTGCAGATTTACCATCAGCCAAGACGGTTCCTGCCATTGATGATTCCAATCAGGGTCAGTATGTAAAATTGGAGAATGTTCAAATTTCAGACCTCCCGGAATCAGCAGGCGGAACATTTCAATTCAATGTCGTTTCGGATGATGGCTCCAGCACGCTGGTAAGAGTGGATAGCCGTACCGGCGTTTCATTGGATGAACTCCTTCAATCCTACAAAAATGGGGATTATATCAATATTTCAGGAATCTCCTCTGTATTCAAAGGGACTTATCAATTAAAGCCGCTAAGCCTGGATGATTTTGAATTGGCAGATACGACTGCACCTGTCATCAACGACTTGACTGATTTAGCGATCTATCCGTATGAGGGCTTCAGTCAAGAAGCAACAGCTTCGGATGACCAAAGCGGCGTCGATAGCATCACTGTTTCATTGGATGGAAAGGAAATTGCCAATCCAATCAACATCGAGCCCCTTTCATTATCATTGGGTGATCACACCATCAAAGTGTCCGCTAAGGACAATGCGGGGAACATTTCCGAAAAGGAATTCACCTTGACTGTTAAAATGGATGCAAGGCATATCGGCGATTTGCTGAAATACATGCACAGTCACGGCTACAGCCCGCGTGAAATTGTCCTTTATTTATTGTCATTGCTTAAATCGCTTTAATAATTTTCTTTATTAAATACCGCTGTTGATTTCCGCGGGCGGCAGGTGAGCTTTCTCGTCCCTGCGCTCCTGCGGGGTCTCACCTGTTTCGCTTTACCCGCTGGACATTGAATCAGCTTGCTTGAAATCACTGCGCACGAAGAAAATGCGAAGTTCGTCTTGCACTCCAATCAACAGCTAGAATATGCTAAAAACAACAAACACGCTTTAACATTGAAAAACCCGAACCAATCCGAAGTCTAAGGAAAGATTTCGGATTATAGTTCGGGTATTTCTTCGACTAAAACACTTTTGTCCCGCCCCTTTTAAATTGATATTGACCGCCTCCCGTTATGAATCCATCTACATTTGGGAATAATGGTCAATGCGATAAAAAGACAGGGGCTGATTTTTTGAGTGCACAACTTTATCAGCATTTTTTGCGCTGGCCGCTCATCTGGAGAGTCTTCAGCATGGCACTGGCTTCCATTCTTCTGTTTGGCTTTGCCATTCATATGATTGAGCCGAAGACCTTCCCCACTTTTTTCGATGGGGTTTGGTGGGCAATCATCACTGCTTCAACGGTTGGTTATGGAGATTACACTCCTCATACAACATATGGAAGAATCACAGGTATGCTGCTGATTTTGCTAGGCGCCGGATTCCTGTCGACGTATTTTGTGACGCTGGCTGCGGCAACAGTGAATACTCAAAATTCACTAAAAAAAGGAATGACTGAGTTTGTGGGGAGCAATCAAATGATCATCGTCGGATGGAATGAGCGTTCACGTGAAATTATCAATCAACTATTAAAAATGAAAAACGGCCGGCAAGTCGTCCTCATCGATGACTCACTGGGAGAGAATCCTTTCCAGCAGCCACAGGTCCACTTCATTAAGGGAAAGCCCTATATCGATACAGTCATGGAGAAAGCAAAAATCCACGACTCCAGCCTGCTGTTGATAACAGCGGACCAAAACACCAATGAAATCCAAGCAGACATGAATTCCATTCTCACCTTGTTGGCTGCCAAAGGGATGAAACCGGACCTTTATTGCGTCGTGGAAATCCTGACTTCGGAGCAAGTCAAAAATGCCAAACGTGCTGGGGCGGACGAAGTCATCCAGACGAACAAGCAAACCAGCTACGTGATGATGAACAGCTTGATCTCCCATGGGATGTCCACTACATTGCTGACATTATTGAATCAATTAAAAGGAAGCAATTTGCGGTTCATTGAATTGGATCCTCAATGGGAAGGAAAAACATTCATCCAAATCAGCTCCCATCTGCTGCAACATAAAATCTTGCTTTTGGGAATCAAGAGAGAGGAAGAAACGAAAATTAACCCGCCCTCGGACGAAATGCTTCATGCCGGGGACCATCTGCTTGTCGTTTCAGATTAGCGTCTGTTCCAATTCCTTCACTAAATCTTTGCCAACTTGAATATATTGCTTTGGAAAACTGGCATCCTTGTCCACCGGCTCCTGGAATTGGTTGAATGAAGCGGACACATTGAATATATTCGCATGGTCATCCAGCCCCCGCTGATATTTATGGGAAAGCAGATACGGCTTCCCTAATTTTACGGTGACGCCCTGCGAATCCAGCTGTCCGTCAACCGCAGTAAATGGAACGCGCAAAAATTGATAGCCTACCTCATCGTCGATCTTATAATCAAAATAGCCATGATCATAATCCCAGTTGCCGCCGATATCATAGCCAAGCGGCTTCATCAACTGCTCAAGCTTATATAATTGATAATGTTTGCCTTCAATATTTGAATCAATCTCAATCATGCACTGCATCTCCTTTAGCTTTTATTTCTTAGCTTTTCAAAGGAATGCATCGGCTATTCGCAATCATTGATGGAAAATAAGAAAAGCGGTAGCTTGAGGGGGCGCGGAATTTGTCGCTCGATGTCGATTGGCTGATATCCTGTTATTTTTGGCTGATATTTTTAAAAATCAGCTGCAATCCTGAAGCAATCGGCAGATAAATTTTCAAGTTTGGTCATTTCACACGTCCAGCGGCATAGAGCAACAATGATATCGGTCTAAATTTTAATATATCGGTCGATTTCCCCCTTTTATCGGTCAAAAATGAAATATATCGGCCATTCGACATAAACCATCTCATTTCCCCTCTTTTTAGAAAATCACTTCCCATTAAATCAAAAAAGCCAGCCCCGGGCATATGCACCGGGGCTGGCTCAATGTTCATTATTTCAATCTTTTTTCCAATTCTGCTTTCTTCTCTTCGAATCCAGGCTTTCCTAATAATGCAAACATATTCACTTTATATGCTTCAACACCTGGTTGATCAAACGGATTTACACCGAGCAGGTATCCGCTTAAGGCACAAGCTTTCTCGAAGAAATATACCAAGTATCCAAACGTATAGGCATCCATTGCCGGGATTTCAACGACAAGGTTCGGAACACCACCGTCTGTATGGGCAAGAAGAGTGCCTTCAAATGCTTTGTTGTTGACGAAATCCACAGTTTCACCAGCCAAATAATTCAAGCCATCAAGATCATTGCTTTCTTCTTCGATCGTGATTTCATGGCGGGCATCCTTGACTTTGACGATTGTTTCAAACAGATCCCTGCGCCCTTCTTGAACATATTGTCCAAGGGAATGTAGGTCCGTTGAAAAGTTCGCAGAGGAAGGATAAATGCCTTTTTGGTCTTTTCCTTCACTCTCGCCGAATAATTGCTTCCACCATTCAGCGAAGTATTGCAACCCTGGTTCATAGTTAATAAGCATCTCGATCGTTTTTCCTTTATTATAAAGGACATTTCTGACAGCTGCATATTGGTATGCAAGGTTTTCTTCAAGCTCTGAGTGGCTGAAATCCTCGCGTGCCTTCTCAGCGCCTTTCATCATCTCTTCGATGCTCACACCGCTCACGGCAATCGGAAGAAGACCGACAGCAGTAAGTACAGAATACCGTCCACCGACATCGTCAGGAATCACAAAAGACTCATACCCTTCTTCGGTAGCCAATGTTTTCAATGCACCTTTTGCTTTATCTGTTGTAGCGTAAATGCGGCTCTTCGCCTCTTCCTTCCCATACTTTTCTTCAAGCAGTTTGCGGAAAATGCGGAAGGCCAAGGCAGGTTCCGTAGTCGTCCCTGATTTGGAAATGACATTGATTGAGAAATCCTTCTCTTTCAACACGTCCATCAAGTCCTTCATATATGTGGAGCTGATGTTATTCCCGACAAAGAAGACTTGCGGTGTTTTGCGATCTTCTTTTGCAAGAGTATTGTAAAAACTGTGGTTCAGCATTTCAATCGCTGCACGGGCTCCGAGATATGAACCGCCGATTCCGATTACCAGCAGGATATCGGAATCACTTTTGATTTTCTCAGAAGCTTTCTGGATGCGGGAGAATTCTTCTTTGTCGTAATCAACCGGAAGATCGACCCATCCTAAAAAGTCACTTCCTGCACCCGTTTTTTCGTGCAGGGAATGATGAGCGACCTTCACTGCATCACGTAAATATGTAAGTTCATGTTCGCCAAAAAACGAAAGAGCTTTGGAATAATCAAACTTAATATGTGTCATGTTCATTTCCTCCGTTTAATTAGTTGTCTGTTATCACTTTAGCTGAAGCTGAATTGATAATCAAGAAATCGCTTATATTGTAAGCGTATCCAATAAGAATTTTTTTTGAGCTGCGTTCTCTTGAAGCAAATATTGTATTTATTGCCATGATTTCTACAAATTTGCTTTTACAATAAAAAGAAGGAAATGCCCAAATTTTCACAGGGCATTTCCTTGATGCTGCTTATAATGATGCACGCAAAATGGCCAACACGTCGTCTCGGTTCAGCTTCGTGAAGTTGCCGAATTCGCCGTTTGCCATTGCCTTATCAGCAATTTCATCCAGTCTGCTGTCATCGATGTCATAGTCAGCCAGACGGGATGGTGCGCCGATGGAGCTCCAGAATTCACGGAGTTTCTCGATTCCTTCCAACCCTGCTTCTTCATCGCTTTTTCCTTCAGAATCGACGCCGAAAACATTAACGGCAAGCTGTTTGAATCTTGCTGGGTCCACTTTCAGATTATGCTTCATCCAGTTCGGGAATAGGATGGCCAATCCCCCGGCATGCGGGATATCGTAGACGGCAGATACAGCATGTTCTATGTTGTGCGTCGCCCAGTCGCCGCGGTAGCCCATTTGGAGCATTCCATTCAAGGCGATATTTCCTGCATAAAGAATCGTTTCGCGCAGTTCATAATTTTCAAGATCTTCGACCATTTTAGGAGCCGTTTCCTTCACAGTGTTCAGGACGCCTTCACACATACGGTCCTGGACCGGTGTATTGTCCGCATTATTGAAGTATTGTTCAAAAACGTGTGACATCATATCGACCATTCCATAAATGGTGTGGTCTTTAGGCACTGTGAACGTGTTTTGAGGATCGAGGATCGAGAACTTAGGGAATGTTGCAGGACTTCCCCAGCCATACTTTTCATTCGTCTCCCAGTTTGTGATAACGGATCCTGCGTTCATTTCCGACCCAGTGGCAGCCAATGTCAACACTGTACCAAACGGAAGTGCTTCTTTGGCAATTGCCTTCTTCGTAACTAAATCCCAAGGATCGCCGTCGTATTTAGCTCCCGCTGCAATCAGCTTTGTGCAGTCGATGACGCTTCCGCCGCCAACCGCCAAAAGTACATCGATCCCTTCATTTTTGCAGATTTCAACGCCTTTTCGTGCTGTAGAAACACGCGGGTTCGGTTCAACCCCGGCTAGCTCGAATACTTCTGCATCCATTTCCTTCAATGTCGAAATGACTTGATCGTATAGACCGCTTCTTTTGATGCTTCCGCCGCCGTATACTAAAAGAACTTTATTTCCATATTGGGGCAATTCATTTTTTAATTCGCCTAACTGATCTTTTCCAAAAATTAATTTTGTTGGGTTGTAAAATGTAAATTGATTCATTTAAAAATCCCTCCTTGTTCCCCATTATTAATCACAGCCATAGCTTTTGCAAAAAAGATGCTCAATCATACTCTATATTTTGAATAAATCGAATCCTAATGATGAATAATTTAATTAAGCTCGTCGAAATCTAAAGACGTAGCTATTTGATAAGGAGGAAATCATCATGAGTGGAATTCAACGTATAGCACTAGTACTTACCATAATCGGAGCGATCAACTGGGGATTAATTGGATTTTTCCAATTTGACTTGGTAGCAGCTATCTTCGGTGGTCAAGGTGCTGCACTTTCTCGTATCATTTATGGCTTAGTGGGAATTGCCGGGCTTATCAACCTTGGTCTATTATTTAAGCCGAATGAAGAGCTTGAGCGTGAACCAGAAGCACGTACTACACGCTAAACAATTTAAACCAATCAATGACAATAAAAAGGGATGTACCGTCAGTGCCTGGCACTGACGGTACGTCCCTTATCTTATTTTCAACTTTGCAGTTCTTTGGTCCAAGGAAATTTCGAATTCTGATTTTCCCTTCTCTTCGCCTTTGATCAAGCCGGTTCCGCTTTTCTTATACCCAGCCTCTGTATCTTGAGGCTTCGGCCATTTTTCTCGCTCCGACCATATAGGCTGCCAAGCGCATATTAATTCTGCGATTTTCAGCAGTCTGGTATACATTGTTAAACGAATCCACTATTTTCTTTCTCAGTTTTTCATTCACTTCCTCTTCGGTCCAGTAGTATCCTTGATTGTTCTGAACCCATTCGAAGTAGGAAACCGTTACACCGCCTGCACTCGCCAACACATCGGGGACTAGCAGAATGCCGCGGTCTGTCAATATTTTGGTCGCTTCCAATGTAGTAGGTCCATTTGCGGCCTCTACAACAATAGAAGCTTTGATGTTATTGGCGTTGTCGGCTGTAATTTGGTTGGAAACAGCTGCCGGGACCAAAATATCACAATTGATTTCAAGAAGTTCATGATTGGAAATGGTATTCTCAAATAGAGTCGTCACGGTTCCGAAACTATCCCTGCGATCAAGCAAATAATCGATATCCAAGCCGTTCGGATCATGCAGCCCGCCATATGCGTCTGATATCCCGACCACTTTGGCACCTGCATCGTTCATGAATTTTGCCAGGAAGCTCCCGGCATTTCCGAAACCTTGGATGACGACACGTGCGCCTTTAATATCAATGCCTTTTTTCTTGGCCGCCTCTTCTATGCAAATGGTTACCCCTTGCGCTGTTGCTTTTTCACGTCCTTGAGATCCACCTAAAGCAATTGGCTTACCGGTAATGAATCCTGGAGAATCGTATTCGCGAAGTCGGCTGTATTCATCCATCATCCATGCCA from Falsibacillus albus includes the following:
- a CDS encoding endonuclease, which gives rise to MENKKLLRKLSKIVLASSLIVPFSTFASIHTTHAETPADPAPYINPTVTANGKKILFDNTHGQTAGAADWVINGGFSDFGNALAGKGYYVKELRKSNPITLDDLKEYDAFVIGEANIPYKASEQQAMLDYVEQGGSIFFIADHYNADRNKNRWDASEVFNGYRRGAWDNPAKGMSTEEANSAAMQNVTSSDWLSDNFGIRFRYNALGDITANNIVAPDQSFGITEGVSTVAMHAGSTLAITDPAKAKGIVYLPKTDVSWGYAVDQGVYAGGGVDEGPFVAISKVGKGKAAFIGDSSPVEDASPKYLREENGSTKTTYDGFKEQNDGTLLVNLMNWLSTKEDYTGFDQVDGLTLDQPTKLLAFETPENSTEPQAEPWAAPDAGYKWYDPSTFAAGSYGSTKVATQPAYSFVHQSVLPNAEEFQIRVSLDNLQPNETVSGLKVGMYLDGGSQIGEFKLDESAPWPTTYGYSEEFSVTADKDGHAFKDLTVRVKDGVAGNANLRLKSGSKSVVTETVTIDDVPAEPLPDEQGPQLPDQISIGDARAASPNGLVTVDGVITSEPGVFGGQGFYLQDETGGIYVFQQGSGFHKGDKVKLTGTTSLYNGELELSDLINVEKEGTADLPSAKTVPAIDDSNQGQYVKLENVQISDLPESAGGTFQFNVVSDDGSSTLVRVDSRTGVSLDELLQSYKNGDYINISGISSVFKGTYQLKPLSLDDFELADTTAPVINDLTDLAIYPYEGFSQEATASDDQSGVDSITVSLDGKEIANPINIEPLSLSLGDHTIKVSAKDNAGNISEKEFTLTVKMDARHIGDLLKYMHSHGYSPREIVLYLLSLLKSL
- a CDS encoding glucose-6-phosphate isomerase — its product is MTHIKFDYSKALSFFGEHELTYLRDAVKVAHHSLHEKTGAGSDFLGWVDLPVDYDKEEFSRIQKASEKIKSDSDILLVIGIGGSYLGARAAIEMLNHSFYNTLAKEDRKTPQVFFVGNNISSTYMKDLMDVLKEKDFSINVISKSGTTTEPALAFRIFRKLLEEKYGKEEAKSRIYATTDKAKGALKTLATEEGYESFVIPDDVGGRYSVLTAVGLLPIAVSGVSIEEMMKGAEKAREDFSHSELEENLAYQYAAVRNVLYNKGKTIEMLINYEPGLQYFAEWWKQLFGESEGKDQKGIYPSSANFSTDLHSLGQYVQEGRRDLFETIVKVKDARHEITIEEESNDLDGLNYLAGETVDFVNNKAFEGTLLAHTDGGVPNLVVEIPAMDAYTFGYLVYFFEKACALSGYLLGVNPFDQPGVEAYKVNMFALLGKPGFEEKKAELEKRLK
- a CDS encoding DUF378 domain-containing protein, yielding MSGIQRIALVLTIIGAINWGLIGFFQFDLVAAIFGGQGAALSRIIYGLVGIAGLINLGLLFKPNEELEREPEARTTR
- a CDS encoding potassium channel family protein: MSAQLYQHFLRWPLIWRVFSMALASILLFGFAIHMIEPKTFPTFFDGVWWAIITASTVGYGDYTPHTTYGRITGMLLILLGAGFLSTYFVTLAAATVNTQNSLKKGMTEFVGSNQMIIVGWNERSREIINQLLKMKNGRQVVLIDDSLGENPFQQPQVHFIKGKPYIDTVMEKAKIHDSSLLLITADQNTNEIQADMNSILTLLAAKGMKPDLYCVVEILTSEQVKNAKRAGADEVIQTNKQTSYVMMNSLISHGMSTTLLTLLNQLKGSNLRFIELDPQWEGKTFIQISSHLLQHKILLLGIKREEETKINPPSDEMLHAGDHLLVVSD
- a CDS encoding iron-containing alcohol dehydrogenase, whose protein sequence is MNQFTFYNPTKLIFGKDQLGELKNELPQYGNKVLLVYGGGSIKRSGLYDQVISTLKEMDAEVFELAGVEPNPRVSTARKGVEICKNEGIDVLLAVGGGSVIDCTKLIAAGAKYDGDPWDLVTKKAIAKEALPFGTVLTLAATGSEMNAGSVITNWETNEKYGWGSPATFPKFSILDPQNTFTVPKDHTIYGMVDMMSHVFEQYFNNADNTPVQDRMCEGVLNTVKETAPKMVEDLENYELRETILYAGNIALNGMLQMGYRGDWATHNIEHAVSAVYDIPHAGGLAILFPNWMKHNLKVDPARFKQLAVNVFGVDSEGKSDEEAGLEGIEKLREFWSSIGAPSRLADYDIDDSRLDEIADKAMANGEFGNFTKLNRDDVLAILRASL
- a CDS encoding LuxR C-terminal-related transcriptional regulator yields the protein MENKIKELFSRGMELLLTYEKEFHLEWRLVKKELINRKFELLQQFDQMIQIGYEVAGGNESISIDQFTLSMATEWNKRFPVLENDGDAIFIITIIENTFHDILAKHKANLLDHQAIQSIFSRMTDQVLMTNQLELQSEKWLNLMLSTKIFPIHWMSIVHHQQGEYCVHRVVCRESSGTQDQLIHICEGLKGKQLSDLTLALGRLLTDSKEEGKMVHIPCMNDHLLLFMPVEAAVTDQQRDWFRSMYLRQIKLNHLRSELEWKDAALLYLQRLLHTSSSREAVEAISQGLVDYMPFKRCGLFIYSPNDERGIGVFGYNLEPRSIEQIRENIHQFPLLKKYFSLLSNSKPIYISDASEVLPEKYIQSYQLKSLVVVPIYVPTYNKLIGVALLDQGERSEFLVSTQTMSTLIKFGQYAGELLYQYWEDALKEFSIGHALLTPREKDVLRHISMGESINETAEALDLSSYTVRDYVSSIIQKMDARNRTEAAVKAIKMKII
- a CDS encoding DUF6230 family protein; protein product: MREKRQSVQVKGKTNKKVFWTSFISGIMLLAVLLVSIGLSGVAYAVPLAGVGDFYVEFDKLEGTGYTFYPKMGETSSEASAPEGTNLIDKLTITNLKLYKDFKVGDQWIRVKITASKPVQITGLQQDASLIQANAQFSDLVLKENYSNDWTKQFKQTSSKITLGSAKLKTHYLFQKTINMNGMKLTVEKIDKK
- a CDS encoding YugN-like family protein — its product is MIEIDSNIEGKHYQLYKLEQLMKPLGYDIGGNWDYDHGYFDYKIDDEVGYQFLRVPFTAVDGQLDSQGVTVKLGKPYLLSHKYQRGLDDHANIFNVSASFNQFQEPVDKDASFPKQYIQVGKDLVKELEQTLI
- a CDS encoding DUF6114 domain-containing protein, which codes for MRFKSWRQSRPLWGSVITIISGLMILWVPLNLYLSTFLPGSIAVIGLLFGGLITMIGLLALFFPQSAKILGIFTMFLSVLSVIGALGGFLVGTIFGLIGGSALIAWRMGSTDPDEDDSVHVTEDPVRAG